The Triticum urartu cultivar G1812 chromosome 6, Tu2.1, whole genome shotgun sequence genome includes the window GTGAGCTGCTAACAAGGCTCAATCTATACTTGCTTGCTAACTGCGTAGAGTACGATGGTTGCAGTTACTAGTAGCAGTACTAGCTACCAAGTTGCACCCCTCCAAAGTTAACTACAACATACATTGTTTTCGTGGAGTAAACCCCTTTAGTTTCATATTGCCAAATCAAAGAATCCTCATCTTGGCAAATTCTAGTCAACCTAAGAATGTGAACCAAGTCAAACCACTGGCTCTgttggaaaaggcagtgcctaggagACGCTTAGGCATGCCTAGGCGTTAGGCAATGGCCAAACGCCTCGCCTAGGACATAAATGGAGGTCTAGGTAAGGCAAATAAGGAATTGCCCACCCAAGGAAGAAACCATGCCACATATTGCACTGATATGCCAAACGGGTTATATTTCAATGGCACTAGATGGTAATTAACTTATTTATATGCCCTGAACTAATATCAACACCCATATAATAATCACAAATACACTACAATTAAAAACTATATTACCGCCTAGGGCGCTTAGGCACCGCCTATGCACTAAGCGAAGGCCAACCGTCTCGCTTACGCCTACCGCCTTTTCCAACCTTGACCACTGGGTCATAAGCTCATCAGTAAACGTTCTCCTGAACGAACATTTAAGCTCCTGCCCATCCCACAAATCAGCAATAGTCTTATTTTCTCATTCGCTAAGAAATAAAGATCCCAAAATTGTGTAGCGAAGGGAGTATTACCATGCCAAATATAAGACTATTGCTGATTTGTGGGATGAGCAGGAGCTTAAATATTCGTTCAGAAGAACGTTTACTGATGAGCTTATGACCCAGTGGTTTGACTTGTTTCATATTCTTAGGTTGACTAGAATTTGCCAAGATGAGGATTCTTTGATTTGGCAATATGAAACTAAAGGGGTTTACTCCACGAAAACAATGTATGTTGTAGTTAACTTTCGAGGGGTGCAACCCATTTTCCCGCCAGCGGTCTGGAACATTAAGGTACCACCTAAGATTCAAGGGTTGCTTTGGCTATTTTCTCAAAACAAGATTATGACTTGTGATAATTTGAGAAAAAAAGGACTGCCAGAACCCCTAGAATGTGTGCATTGCACTGAGATAGAAACGGCGTTTCACCTGTTTTTTGAATGTGTAGTGGCTAGATTGATGTGGAAAGAGGTCAAAACTTTGTTTAATTTGTCCATCACTAATTTCAAGTCACCGGCGAGATGGTGGCTGTGCGAGAAAAACACTTGCAGTTAAATGTGATCACATCTACGGTTCCGTGGGGGCGGTGGAATTGTAGAAATGCTATAGTGTTTATAGATGCTCTTGGATTTCTACGAAACAGGTGTTTGGCCTAGTCCTGAGATATCTAAAGGACTGGACAAAATCTTTCAAGGATCTGCGAGGCGGAAGAACGAGGGAAGAAACTAAAAAACCCTTTGGAGCTGGCCGACGCGTAGCACGGGTTATTATCCATAGCCGGCGCCATTATTTTATGCGTCGCGGCCGGCAACAGGCACAGAAAAAGTCCGTAGTATCACTATCCAATCGTCTGCACTCTGCCGGCACGCCTTCTCTGCTAGTTTGATTAATCACCGGGAGCTACGTTCCGTCGTCCGTTTTCTTCCATGGAATGGTCGAAGCTACGAATATTTCGCCCAACAACAAGTCTCGTCTTCCTTGAGAAAACACGATTGACCTGTTGAATGGTTGGTAGCTAGTACTGCTACTAGTACGTGCAATCATCGTACTCCACGCACTTAGCGAGCAAGTATAGCTCCATGGCTGCCAACCATTTGCATCTGCTCTTGTGCTTAGCGCTAGCCACGCTTGTTTCCCTTGACTTTTCATGCGCGCAAACGGGCATCACATCTCTGTCCCCCCTCAAGGCCGACGCAGGCGCCGGCCGGTCGTCCCCGTCAGGCCGCTTCTCCTTCGGCTTCTACGCCACGGAAGGCGGCCTCGCTGTTGGCGTTTGGCTCGCCACCGCGCCCAACGTAACCATCACGTGGACTGCAAACCACAACGACACGGCAACGCGCGGCATGCTAAGGCTCGCCGACGACGGCCGTCTCCTCTGGACCGGCGCGGGCGACCATGACAGGACCGTCGCGCAGCCGTCAAGGCTGGCTGTGACAGGTGCCATGCGCGATGACAGCAACTTTGTGCTGTTCGGCGCTGATGACACGGTGGTGTGGCAGACGTTTGAGTCCCCGAGGGACACCCTGGTCGCCGGGCAGGACCTCATGCCGGCGGCGCAGCTCTTCTCCAGCTTGTCCGACATCAACAAGGCCGCAGGGAAGTACCGGCTCGTCAACCAGCAAGAGGACGACAACCTGGTGTTGTACCCGATGAGCACGCCGAACGACCCAGCCTCGTCGTACTGTAACACGGGGACGTTCGATTTGGGTTTCACCCTCATCTTACGCCTTGATACCAGTGGCCTGCTCTACCTGGTGAACAACGATGGCAGCTTTACCAAGAACCTGACACGGTCTGGGGCCTTAAAAGCGGGAGAGCAAGCCTACTACCGACTCACGCTTGATCCTGATGGAGTTCTGCGTTTGTACCGCCATACCTCCGTGTCTGGCGGTGCGACCAATACCACCACCGTCGTATGGAGCGCTCTCACCGATCGATGTGATGTCCATGGTGTTTGTGGGCACAACAACTACTGTGTCCTTGACCAGGATCGGCCTAGCTGTTTGTGCCCGCCGGGGTTCGATTTTCTCGACGCGAGCAATGCGGAGCTCGGTTGCACGGTGAACTCCAGCGCCGGCGACTGTAAAGGGGGGGCAACAACAAGACGCCGCAGACTTCTTCGTGAAGTCCATGCCGAACATGGAGTGGGCAGACATAACGTACGACGCGGTGAGCAAGGCCACGAGCGCGCCAGAATGTGTGGCAGCATGCATGGCCGACTGCTTGTGCGTCGCAGTGCTGCGGGACACCGACAAAGGCACGTGCAGCAAGCAGTAGCTCCCTCTGCGGTACGGCCGCGCTGGAGGCAGATACACGATGTTCGTCAAGACCGCGGGAGCGGTGACAGGCAGCAGCGGCACCCACAACAAACCCGTTGGGCGCACGACCATCATCGTGTTGGTTTGCATCGGCATCCTGGCATGTGTCGCGTTGTCGGCCTTCATTGCGTCCGGGTGGCTGCTCCACGTGAAACGGAGGGCTGTGCTTCGGAACGTGGCACCTGCAAACGCGagcgccgacgacggcgaaggcttggaggaggaggaggcagcgcCCCTGAGGTTGTACACTTACCAGGAACTGGAGCATGCCACGTACTGCTTCCGTGACCCGGTGGGCCGTGGCGTGTTCGGTACGGTGTTCAAAGGTGCGTTGCGCAACGGCGAGCAGGCTATCGCCGTGAAGCGGCTGGAGAAGCTCGTGGAGGATGGCGAACGGGAGTTCCAGAGAGAGGTGCGCGCCATCGGGCGGACGAGCCACCGCAACCTGGTCCGCCTCCTCGGCTTCTACCACGAGGGCGCGCACCGTCTCCTGGTGTACGAGTTCATGAGCAACGGTTCGGTGACCGACCTGCTGTTCAGGGGTGCTGCCTCGACGCCTCCATGGTCCGACCGCCTTGGCATTGTGCTCGACGTGGCCCGGGCCTGCACTATCTCCATGACGAACTCAGCAGCCGCGTGATCCACTGTGACCTCAAGCCGTAGAACATCCTCATAGACGCGGCCAGCACGGCCAAGATAGCCGACTTCGGGCTTGCCAAACTGCTCCAACCTGACCAGACACGCACTTTCACCGGTGTCCGCGGCAGGCGTGGGTACCTGGCCCCCGAGTGGTACAGGGGCACGGGCCCTGTCACGGCGAAGATTGACATGTACAGCTACGGCGTGGTGCTGCTGGAGATTGTGACGTGCAGGAGGAACATGGAAATGGAGGAGGCCGGTGAGGAGCAAACCCTGATGGAGCTGGTGTATGAGTGCCTACTGAAGGGTGAGGTGAAGAGGGCCATGAAAAGCGAGGAGGAGGTCGATACGGCGGCCGTGGAGAGGGTGGTGAAGGTTGGGCTCTTGTGCGTGCAAGGAGAACCTCAGTCTAGGCCGTCCATCAAAACCGCCATCTTAATGCTGGAAGGACATCTAGACGTACCATTTCCTTCGCCTCCGGCTTCTTAGCTAGTGATGAACTTTCATATCACCCAGGTCGTTCGGAACATGATGAACTACTCGGCTATCAAATGGAAATGCCGTTAAAATTGGTGGAGTCGAACACATTTgtcatgaatgcaaatgacatgcACATATAAATGATGTTTTTCTAGAACATTTAGATATCTTATTTTCATTTTTCTGGTTAGTATGAATttgttatgaagttttcaaagtAATGATCAAATGGTCAAAGGGCAAAAGTACAAGAGGAGCAAACACACTCGGGCAAAACTGATTTTTTTAACTAGCGGCAAATCAAACCGATGGGATACAAGTAGGGGCATAAAATTAATAATCCAAGCCATCACCGCCGCCATGGTGCCCCCCGCTTCCTAGTGATGAACTTTCATATCACCCAAGTCGCTCGGAACATGATGAACAACTCGGCTATCAAATGCAGATGCCGTTAAAATTGGTGGAGTAAAATGAAAGGGTACGAAATACAAACACGGGGTTACTATTACTTTTGGAAGGAAAAAAAATCTGGAAAAGGATATATTAAACCCTCAAGGAAACAAGAAAATTTTGTTTGCTAAGCATCAAAAAGCATGTAGGAAGGCCGGAAAGCTCCTTCGCGGCCGCGCTGTTGGAACGCTCGATCGAGCATCACGCGTTGGTCGTTGTCCTTCCATGCATTGACCATCCAAAATTCTCTTTCCCTAGGAATTCTAATGGTGGGACCCAACGTGTCCCGCCCCCACAACATCCATGCTCGAGATACCACTAACTGCCCACATTGCGGTAGAAAGAGTAGAAGGTGTCTTCTTTCACTCCTAGCCCAGCATCAACCATGGGTTGTGGGTCGACGCCTCCATGGTAGGAGCAGGGCCGGTCCTGAGAATTCAGGGTCCGGGACGAAACTATAACTCGGGGCCCTTACGGTAGACCATAAAAGACTATTAAATAACTATCTTGAATTGTCAGCTAAAGGAAATACAATTTTAGTTTTGTTTTATACAAGTCTCTTCTTCACTAGCTATTTCATTGAGATTATCCCAATTTCTTAGATCATAAGCACCCATAGTAAAACTTGGCACCTCCAAGGACTTGCAGATGATTTAAAAGCCAAAGATAACTCACATTATTATTATCCATGTTGATGTCAACATTGTAATATGCAAAATCCTTGTCATCCAAATCAACATTAGTTTATGGATGTGGCAACTATCAGTGAGTCGGCAAACTCAAATATCTTTCGCAAATATTATAACCCCCAATATCATCTTTACATAAATAATGTCTAATGTTGCACCAATGCAGAGGAATTTCGATGAATTTTGATAAATCATCCGGATAAACTCCGATACGGCATACGCTAGCTATACACAGAGATCATAGGCATACCTATCTTCGCTGCACCTGCAATCTCGCCGTCACAGTGCGAGGCCTCTCGGCGAGACGGCATggctgcgtgggaggcagcgacATGGCTAACTCCGGCGGTCCGGCCCTCCCCTGACTCGGGGCTCTACAGGAGATGGATATCAGGAAGCGATCTATCATCTCCCTCGATCCACTTGGCGTGGCTGTACGCTACTACAAGTTAGTCCAAAAATCAGACGCACATCTCAAGACAAAACAATTGGATGCACTATTTTCGGCTGGTGGATAAGGGAGGAAATCAGGAGCTTTTTTGGCAACAACTCCTAATTATTCGCATGCAATAACTGACCCATTCATCAATCGTAGCAGCAAACAGATCTCAAATTCAATCGTCACAGGAAGGATATCAGAGGAAAACGATCTACGCTCATTTTTTGCGGACGGGGTATGTAATACTTCATCTGTTTAGCATTTGGGTCAGGGCAATAGGCCCATACAAAAGCACAAAACATACTTGGGGGCCCCTTGGCCGGGCCTGGGTAGGAGGCGCCCATACCTGCATCTCCAGTCGGTCCCGGTGAACCTGTGGAGATACAACCCCGTGACTACTGACGGCTGTCGTTGAGCAAGCTCAGATGACACCATGCCTGTGACCTTCGACATCAATCTGCCTGACAGAATAGCAGCGACCCGACCACCACCATAGAGCACCGCACCCACGGGGAGAGAGACCTCATTGCCCACGGGCACAACACGGACCGAGCACATCATCACTTACCTGGAGCAAGAGCTCCGAACCGCCACAAGCCCCAATCTGATCTTCCCAAGTATGAGCCCCACGACGTGGCCATCTCCGCCATGCAAGTAGCCCGTGTTGCCAACATGAACCTAGGAGAAGGGAGGAGCCAGCACGACCCGTGTCCCGCCACGGAACgccaaccgccgccgcccgagctaTTGTGACCACATCGCCAACTAGTGCATCCATCGCACGAGATCGAACCGGATCATGGTAGGGCGCATGAGATCCCTGCCATGACCAAGCCCTCTGCTTGACGGATCCGCGCCGAAGGTAGCCAATGGAGGCGCCGAGCGCCTCGTCGCCACCCGACCAAGGGAGGCCAAAGCCTCACCCCCAACGTCAGGTTAGCGTTCGATTCGCATTCACGTTGCCGCCCCTGTGCCTGTCCGACACCGGCGCTACGCCTTTGCCACACACCACGGCCTGAAGGTCGTTCCACACCACCGCCCCGCTGAGCGCCTCGCCATCGCCGCACCCCCGCTGCTCTGCCATGCCTCGCGCTTCCGCCGCTcgccagggggggggggggggggggggggggggggggggggggggtgtgtgGGTGGGTAGGACGAGCCCCGCCGCCGACCGAGCTTCGCCCGACGCCACCTTTCATCGGCGGCGAGTGTGGAGGACGTTTGTGGGGAGAAGCGgtcccccctccccctccccattCAAGTACAATCTCATTGGCTTGAATCATCTCTTTTCTTTCTAACCACCTCATTAAATTGTTAATGGAGTATGATTAACCCATCTTAAATAAACCTACCCTTTTGTGGAATATGTTTGAAGAGAAGAAATAATCTTATCAGTTAGAGTAATAGATCTATTATTAATAACTTTTGTAAAGATTTTCAAAAAGGTATTAAGAAAGCAATGCAACCTAAATATCTGATTTTTATCACCTCGTGTACCCTTAATTAGCAACAAAGTTAACAAACCATAGTTCAACCTAACAAGATCAAGCCTACCATGATATATAGAACTAAAAAAATACAAATCCCCATAAACGAATGGCCAAAACCGCAGATAAAATTCACTAGCAAAACCATCAGGCTAGCAGCCTTCTTATGCTATAATTGAAAAATGGCAGTACTACTTAATTCCAGGATGATCatctagttattgcacatctaagtcactCAATCAAGTATAAGAaggaaataaaaagaaaaaaagaaaatatCCACACGAATCTCCATGTAAGATCAATGACTTAGGACTTAGATATGCAATACTTatgacacatctagatgtgattTAGCAAAACTGTATCTAATAACTCTCAGGTCCTAAGTAAACATGTACATCTTATCCCGCAAAAAAAATGTACATTAGATTCTGCAGGACCAAAAATTTCTTATAGAAATTGGTAGCAAAAGTAAACATCTCCCTATCCCCTGAAAATAACCGCTTCCTCTTTGAGATTGCACAAAATCATGCTATGAATAGCTAGGATTTTCAAAGATTCAAATAAACCATTTTGTTTTGATAATACAATACTCcatctgttcctaaatataagtctttttttagatatttcaatatagactacatacAAAGCAGAATGAGTGAattacactctaaaatatgtctatatacattcgtTTGTAGTCCGTATTGAAATCTTTAAAAAGCCTTGTATATTTAGAAACGAAGAGGTAGATAGATAGCTGAAAAGTGAAATATCCAGAATACTATCGGTACCTGCGATGATCGAGTTCCATCAAATTACTATCAGAAAAAACCTTGAGACGGAGAGCTTTTAATTAGCTGCTAGTACAATGACGCCATGCTGGAGTGGTAGCCGAAGACCACGAAGTCGTCGTGCTTCTCCTTCCCGACCAGCTCCGCCACCGTGGTCGTGGCGTCGGTACGCATGTCGTACCGCAACACCTCGCGACGCCACACATTCTCGTTGTCAACTCCGCCACCCACTCGGCGGCGCTGCGTGAACCCGATCCGCACCGCCAGGCCCAAGACCTCCTCCGCGCCGACGTCCACTCCCGCCGGCACCACCGACCACAGGAAGCGCGACGCGGGGGGCGCCATGCCAGGGATATCGTCCCAGCTCCTCCGGTGCACCATCTCCCACCGCGCCGGCGACGACACATTGCCCGAGGCCGAGGGTGACGATGACAGCGCCCACACGGCCAGCAGGGCGGGGCTCGCCGACACCATCCCGATCCGCCCGTGCCACGCCACCAGCTCTCTGCTGCCCTCCATGAACCCTCCTCCGTCGACCAGGGAGGACGGCCTCTTCCTcccgtgcggcggcggcggcggcggcggcggtagcAGCTTTCCCGCCGCGTCGGCGCCGTAGTTGTACCAGAGCACGTCGCCCCGGCCGCAAAGCCAGTACGAGAGCCCGCCGAGGTGTAAAGCCTTGGGCTGCACACCGCCGTACGGCGGCATCAGCACGGTCGCCCACGACGCGCGCCACCCGCGCGAGAGCGACGAGAAGGAGAAGATCCAGAACCTCCACAGCTCCATGTTTGCCCGGGCGGGGACGACGAGGTGGTAGCTTTCCTTGTGCGCCGTCGCCGGGTCGTACGCGAGGCACGCCCTGAAGGCGCCCTCGCCGGAGTAGGGGACGGTGCGGAACGCGCGCGTCGCTGGGTTGACGACCCAGAAGGTGCTGCCGGTGGTGACCAGAAGAAGGCCGCTCGTGGTAGAGCAGAGCCGGAGGTGCTGCCGGTGCGCGCCGACGACGGGGAAGAAGGACAGGCCGGCGTCcggcggggcgacggcggcggccgcGGCCCCGGGGGTGAGGACCTCGAGCCGGCCCTGGTGGAAGCGGGCGAGGACGCCGGAGGCCGGCGAGGGGCACTGCGCCTGCACGCGGGCGAAGACGGGGTCGTGGAGGATGAGGCGGCGCCACGCCTTGCAGACGGGGGCGAGGCGGAGGAGCAGCCGGAAGGGGAGGCGGGCGAGGATGCTGTAGTGGATCAGGTCGTCCGGCAGCTGCGCCGGCGGCGGCGTGATCTGCCGGTCCGGAGAATCCAGCCGCCGCCGTACTATCTGTCGACATCGGTCTGCATCGAGGTTCCACTCCCAGCCCTATCTTTTCTGTTGGCGGCGGCTTTGTGAGCTTGCGTTGCTGTCAGTCTTGGGACAATTTTGATCTTTGTGTTATCATGCCTTTGTTAGGCAAGAATGCGGATATATATAAGATAGTTTGTATCCTTGCTTATAACTCGGAAAACATTATTAACAAATTTCTCCTTTGCTGGACTTGCAACTGATATATGTAGCTCGCTGTCAAATCAATAGTGTAGCATATTTCAATTTTTTGGGTGATTGTTGTAGGAAGCAAAATTCTCCTTTGGTGGAGTTGCAACTTATACAGTGATAGAGGCAAGGGttccgatctttcgatgagatgataactatcgatttagtggagacgactttgacgatccgactacaaacgtgcacgacgttgcgccttagtaatcgctaaaccaatctcctgaggttaccgACGATGCCGGAaacacggtcagcctgaccacgaaggtctattcctgcaggCAATCGAAGAATGAGCAacaatatgataaagcaatctgaatattgcgaatatagatgaagtattgataaaggtggggatccgaaagcggtcttggtctggtcgttggacacaaacaaagtacacgaagttgcaatggctaacttttaactaaacaaatcctcAGAAAAAagctacttatataggagcaaggggtggcgtccaaggaggtgggaggacgtcccaaggcagcctaaaactaaccctacgtcgtacaaggctc containing:
- the LOC125516571 gene encoding uncharacterized protein LOC125516571, with amino-acid sequence MISVQDFCIFLVALLGWEWNLDADRCRQIVRRRLDSPDRQITPPPAQLPDDLIHYSILARLPFRLLLRLAPVCKAWRRLILHDPVFARVQAQCPSPASGVLARFHQGRLEVLTPGAAAAAVAPPDAGLSFFPVVGAHRQHLRLCSTTSGLLLVTTGSTFWVVNPATRAFRTVPYSGEGAFRACLAYDPATAHKESYHLVVPARANMELWRFWIFSFSSLSRGWRASWATVLMPPYGGVQPKALHLGGLSYWLCGRGDVLWYNYGADAAGKLLPPPPPPPPHGRKRPSSLVDGGGFMEGSRELVAWHGRIGMVSASPALLAVWALSSSPSASGNVSSPARWEMVHRRSWDDIPGMAPPASRFLWSVVPAGVDVGAEEVLGLAVRIGFTQRRRVGGGVDNENVWRREVLRYDMRTDATTTVAELVGKEKHDDFVVFGYHSSMASLY